The DNA region TCTCATGCATCCGCGCATCACTGCGCCACCAAGAATGGACGTACGGTCCATGAACAGGATCGATAAGCCCGATGACACCATCATCGGCCGTGCAGGTATAGGTCAGGGAAATGTGGAATGACTGCCGAGGCTCCGCAGGAAGAGGCATGCGCGGAGCAGGTGGCAACGGGTCCCTGTTCCCTCGTTCATCAGCCAGATATAACCAAATCATCCCGTCCGTCTCTTCAGCGGGATACGAAGTGACACCGACCTTCTCCGTTTGGAACGTGCTTCCGTCAGGTAACGCAGGAATTCGACGACATCGCCCCTGCGTGTCAAACTGCCAACCATGGTAGGGACATTCCACTCGTTCACCGTCAAACCGTCCGCATGACAACGGCATACCCCGGTGAGGACAGAGATCGCGCATGGCAGCCAGACGTCCCTCTCGATCGCGGCATAGCACGATCGGCAAACCCAACATCACCAGCCCTTTCATCGTCCCTGGCCTCAGGGTATGGCTCGGCACAGCCGGATACCAGAAGCCGAAGAGCGGAGCACTCCTAGATGATACGACTTCAGGTGATGGGGCTTGAATCATAACTGAACAGGAGGGGCACAAGAAGGCTTCCTAAGATCGGTTTATGACTATAGCGGGCGGCGGAGAGCAGGTCAAGCAACGAACGGACCAAGTAGGATAACCCTGTTCCTTGACACTCCTAAGAACCACATACTATTCTGTTTGACTACTGAGCACTCTGAGTTTTTGCATGATGTGAGGTGATACGATGATTGCCACACAGATCGAGCCAGCGGCGACGTTGGCACAGCTACAAGAATCCAAGCCAGAAAGTGTCACCATCGTCTTGTTGAGCGGTGATCTCGATCGGGCGATGGCCGCTTTCATCATTGCGACAGGCGCAGCCGCGATGGGGATGAAGGTCACGATGTTCTTTACCTTTTGGGGGCTGAATACCATCCGAAGAAAAGGCGCGACCAGTTCGGCGAAAGACTGGCTTCGCCGAATGTTTGGGCTGCTCAACAAAGGCGGCGCCGACAGCCTTCCGCTATCCCGTTTTCACATGGGCGGGTTGGGCACGAAGATGATGCAGAAAGTCATGAAGCAAAATCGCATGCCCGATGTACCTGAATTGATGCAGACCGCCCTGGATCTGGGCGTCCATTTTATCGCGTGCACGACGACCATGGGGCTCATGGGTATTACCAAAGACACCCTCATCGATGGCATCGATCAGTTCGCAGGGGTCACGACGTATCTGGCGGAAGCGAAACGGGGCAGCGTAAATTTGTTCATTTAATCTGACTGCTCTCAACTGAGCGTGAGGGATATCTTCATGATGCAGGCCGATGTGAAACTCGATACCTTAGGGTACTTTTGTCCCATGCCGATCATTCTGACGTCGAAGAAGATCAAAGAGCTGGCCCTGGGCCAGGTGCTGGAGGTCGTCTCCGACGATGAAGGCATCAAGAAGGATATGCCGGCTTGGTGCGAAACCACCGGCCATCAAATGGTGGGACTGGAAGAGGAGCAGGCGAAGTCGGGAAGGATTTACAAAGCCTTCGTCAAAAAGACAAAATAATTAGACCTTTTCGAGATCACCAAGACCAGAAGCCGGAAGGACCAGACGAAGTCCTCCGGCTTTTTCGTTTACGCTCAGACAGATGGCATGGACCAAATCATTGAATGTGTGCCCAACTTCAGTGAAGGCCGAAATCGAGCCACCGTTCAAGCCCTACTCAACGCGGTAACCTCGACACCCGACGTCGTACATTTGGACCACTCGATGGATTCAGATCACCATCGAGCCGTCCTGACCTTCTGCGGAACCCCAGAAGCAGTCGTCGATGCGGCTTTCCGTGCCATCTGTACCGCAACCAACCTCATTGATCTGCGAAACCATGCCGGTGTGCATCCTCGGGTGGGGGCCACAGACGTCGTCCCATTCATTCCAATCAGGGGTACGACGATGGAGGATTGTGTCCGGCTTGCCGCACGACTCGGAGAACGAATTGGACGTGAACTAGAAATTCCCGTCTTCTTGTACGAACGCGCCGCAACGCGAGCTGATCATGCCCCCTTGGAAGCGGTCAGACGCGGGGGCCTCAAAGGATTGGCGTTCCGAATGGCATCTGATCCGAATTGGGCACCTGATTTCGGCCCGCCTCGGCTCCATCGGAGTGCCGGAGCCATCGCCATCGGGGCTCGACTTCCGCTGATCGCCTTCAACGTGAACCTCCGCTCTCAGAACATCGAGATCGCCCGCTCCATTGCCAAGACTGTCCGACAATCGAATGGCGGCTTGCCCCATGTGAAGGCGATCGGTGTCGAACTGGCCAGCCGCGGCATGGTCCAGGTTTCCATGAACCTGACAGATTATCAGGTGACGCCAGTACAGTCTGCGTTTCAGGCTGTCAAAACTGAAGCAGAAAAACAGGGGATTTCAGTAGCCGGAAGTGAGTTGATCGGTTTACTTCCGCAGGCTGCGTTAGAGCACGCTGCAGTGACGTCGCTTCAGCTGGAACGATTCGATCCATCACATATCCTGGAAAAAAGAATTGCCGAAGCCATGGAGATAAAGGACACATCCGATCAGACTCTATCGGACTTTCTGAGCGCCGTCTCTGATACCAAACCCATTCCCGCAGGTGGAAGCGTCGCCGCTCTTGTGGGCGCCTTAGCTGCCGCGTTGGGAGTTATGGGCGCGCGCCTGGCTAAACAATCCGACGGAGAAAGAACCCTTCTGCGATTGAGTCGGCGGCTATACGACCTTGTTCAAGAAGATGCATTCGCCTATGGGGTCCTGATGGAGGCCTACAAGATTCCCAAGGAACACTCAGATCGTCCTGGTACAGTTTCGAACGCGCTCCTCAAGGCGACGGAAGTCCCTCTGGAGATTGCAGAAAGAGCCTGCGATGTCGCACGTGTCCTTCATGGCTTACGGCAGGTGGTCAAGCCAACAGTCTATTCAGACCTTACGGTGGGTATGATCCTGGCTATCGCGACTGCTGACGCAGGTCTCTTCACGGCACGGACAAATGTAAAATGCTCAACAAATCATTCTGTTATGGAATTAGTGCAAGCAAAAATCATAAAGACACGCGAAAGTCTTGAGGAGCTGAAGAGGTTGTGTTAGACTCCGCGGCTGCATTGTGACGAACCATCACC from Candidatus Nitrospira nitrosa includes:
- a CDS encoding Rieske 2Fe-2S domain-containing protein codes for the protein MIQAPSPEVVSSRSAPLFGFWYPAVPSHTLRPGTMKGLVMLGLPIVLCRDREGRLAAMRDLCPHRGMPLSCGRFDGERVECPYHGWQFDTQGRCRRIPALPDGSTFQTEKVGVTSYPAEETDGMIWLYLADERGNRDPLPPAPRMPLPAEPRQSFHISLTYTCTADDGVIGLIDPVHGPYVHSWWRSDARMHEKTKIFEPIPYGFRMTAHRPAKNSGPFHWVERIYGGPMTTTIDFILPNQRVELMQCGSAWVANRLMATPVSEMECRIDFSAYWFGLHWLPFGNLIFRTLTKMFLSQDERAMKHLAVGLRHKPSSMFLGDADMPARWYYKLKAAYLESVQTGRPFDHPLKERVTLHWRS
- a CDS encoding DsrE/DsrF/DrsH-like family protein, giving the protein MIATQIEPAATLAQLQESKPESVTIVLLSGDLDRAMAAFIIATGAAAMGMKVTMFFTFWGLNTIRRKGATSSAKDWLRRMFGLLNKGGADSLPLSRFHMGGLGTKMMQKVMKQNRMPDVPELMQTALDLGVHFIACTTTMGLMGITKDTLIDGIDQFAGVTTYLAEAKRGSVNLFI
- a CDS encoding sulfurtransferase TusA family protein — protein: MMQADVKLDTLGYFCPMPIILTSKKIKELALGQVLEVVSDDEGIKKDMPAWCETTGHQMVGLEEEQAKSGRIYKAFVKKTK
- the ftcD gene encoding glutamate formimidoyltransferase; translated protein: MDQIIECVPNFSEGRNRATVQALLNAVTSTPDVVHLDHSMDSDHHRAVLTFCGTPEAVVDAAFRAICTATNLIDLRNHAGVHPRVGATDVVPFIPIRGTTMEDCVRLAARLGERIGRELEIPVFLYERAATRADHAPLEAVRRGGLKGLAFRMASDPNWAPDFGPPRLHRSAGAIAIGARLPLIAFNVNLRSQNIEIARSIAKTVRQSNGGLPHVKAIGVELASRGMVQVSMNLTDYQVTPVQSAFQAVKTEAEKQGISVAGSELIGLLPQAALEHAAVTSLQLERFDPSHILEKRIAEAMEIKDTSDQTLSDFLSAVSDTKPIPAGGSVAALVGALAAALGVMGARLAKQSDGERTLLRLSRRLYDLVQEDAFAYGVLMEAYKIPKEHSDRPGTVSNALLKATEVPLEIAERACDVARVLHGLRQVVKPTVYSDLTVGMILAIATADAGLFTARTNVKCSTNHSVMELVQAKIIKTRESLEELKRLC